One stretch of Paramormyrops kingsleyae isolate MSU_618 chromosome 4, PKINGS_0.4, whole genome shotgun sequence DNA includes these proteins:
- the LOC111832822 gene encoding eotaxin-like isoform X3, translated as MTASGPVLTCCLKTSKTVLRVQQIRNYYQQSAGLCPVDAVIFVVGKKKVKICSSPDEPWVRKAMKSVDSRRRRRLWGEQEVPRKKKPTSVRRRAPPAD; from the exons Atgacag CCAGCGGACCAGTGCTGACCTGCTGTCTGAAGACGTCCAAAACCGTGCTGAGGGTACAACAGATAAGGAACTATTACCAGCAGAGTGCGGGCCTGTGTCCAGTGGATGCCGTCAT ATTCGTTGTCGGAAAGAAAAAGGTAAAGATCTGTTCCAGCCCCGATGAGCCTTGGGTGAGGAAGGCCATGAAGTCTGTGGAcagcagaaggaggagaaggCTGTGGGGGGAGCAGGAGGTGCCGCGGAAGAAGAAGCCGACCTCTGTGCGGAgaagagcgccccctgctgattAA
- the LOC111832822 gene encoding eotaxin-like isoform X1, translating into MKPLSSLPLGPASFLLLLVSLTAVHSSGPVLTCCLKTSKTVLRVQQIRNYYQQSAGLCPVDAVIFVVGKKKVKICSSPDEPWVRKAMKSVDSRRRRRLWGEQEVPRKKKPTSVRRRAPPAD; encoded by the exons ATGAAGCCCCTCAGCAGTTTGCCCCTGGGTCCTGCCTCATTTCTGCTTCTGCTGGTCAGCCTCACAGCCGTCCACT CCAGCGGACCAGTGCTGACCTGCTGTCTGAAGACGTCCAAAACCGTGCTGAGGGTACAACAGATAAGGAACTATTACCAGCAGAGTGCGGGCCTGTGTCCAGTGGATGCCGTCAT ATTCGTTGTCGGAAAGAAAAAGGTAAAGATCTGTTCCAGCCCCGATGAGCCTTGGGTGAGGAAGGCCATGAAGTCTGTGGAcagcagaaggaggagaaggCTGTGGGGGGAGCAGGAGGTGCCGCGGAAGAAGAAGCCGACCTCTGTGCGGAgaagagcgccccctgctgattAA
- the LOC111832822 gene encoding eotaxin-like isoform X2, with translation MHEFLFSAVFRVADASGPVLTCCLKTSKTVLRVQQIRNYYQQSAGLCPVDAVIFVVGKKKVKICSSPDEPWVRKAMKSVDSRRRRRLWGEQEVPRKKKPTSVRRRAPPAD, from the exons ATGCACGAGTTTCTGTTCAGTGCAGTTTTCCGGGTTGCTGACG CCAGCGGACCAGTGCTGACCTGCTGTCTGAAGACGTCCAAAACCGTGCTGAGGGTACAACAGATAAGGAACTATTACCAGCAGAGTGCGGGCCTGTGTCCAGTGGATGCCGTCAT ATTCGTTGTCGGAAAGAAAAAGGTAAAGATCTGTTCCAGCCCCGATGAGCCTTGGGTGAGGAAGGCCATGAAGTCTGTGGAcagcagaaggaggagaaggCTGTGGGGGGAGCAGGAGGTGCCGCGGAAGAAGAAGCCGACCTCTGTGCGGAgaagagcgccccctgctgattAA